Genomic DNA from Haloarcula rubripromontorii:
ACCAAGAGTCGCGCTCGCGTGCTCTCTCGAAACGCGGACGAGGAACGTATGAGGGAGACAAACCGCCAGTGTTCACGCTCGTTGATCGCGGCAGCGGTCAGCGATACGTCGTCCCAGCGAAATCCACCGATGAAGCGACCGTGCGACTCCTTCTCGACAACCACGAGAAGGAGTCGCTGACCGTCTACACGGACGGATTTCGGGCCTACGATCCACTCGACGATGACGAGAGCTTCCACCGAGAATCAGTAATTCACGGTGACGGCGAGTACGTTGATGAAGACGCACACGTGAACACGTGCGAGAGCCACGCGTCGCTGGCGCG
This window encodes:
- a CDS encoding IS1595 family transposase is translated as QESRSRALSKRGRGTYEGDKPPVFTLVDRGSGQRYVVPAKSTDEATVRLLLDNHEKESLTVYTDGFRAYDPLDDDESFHRESVIHGDGEYVDEDAHVNTCESHASLARRWLSPHRGVSKDKLTAYLRPFQLRRRVLRKPGREALKQIIREVL